In the Pieris napi chromosome 19, ilPieNapi1.2, whole genome shotgun sequence genome, one interval contains:
- the LOC125059007 gene encoding protein ALP1-like, with the protein MEVEEAICVYLLLRKKERKKKRQYWVHPILRDRLTHGQFLTLYPKLRSFEPKFFNYLRMSINSFDELLEMISEQIASNDTHMRSSVAPEEKLVITLRYLGTGCSFGELHYNFRLGKSTITGIVREVCEALWEKVAKNVMPEPSEDIWKKIATDFEKYANFPNCIGAIDGKHIRITKPNDSGSLYYNYKTFFSIVLLALCDSNYCFSFIDIGSYGKSSDSAIFKNSVFYKRLIEKSLHIPKPKPISNTDPTPLPYVIVGDEAFGLSETVMRPYAGRGLSYEKNIFNYRLSRARRYIECTFGILANKWRIFHRPINVNIDFAEDIIKACCVLHNFVRTRDGIQFEDTLYTGPMSNLNTLHAGRGTPSSLNIRDKYANYFVNEGRVEWQDTKI; encoded by the exons ATGGAAGTCGAAGAAGCAATATGTGTGTACTTGTTGCTCcgtaaaaaagaaagaaagaagaaacGGCAGTATTGGGTGCATCCAATATTACGTGATCGGCTCACCCATGGTCAGTTTCTGACTTTATATCCAAAATTAAGAAGTTTTGAAccaaaattctttaattatttgagaATGTCGATAAATTCATTTGATGaattattagaaatgatcagtGAACAAATTGCATCTAATGATACCCATATGAGGTCAAGCGTGGCCCCAGAAGAAAAACTCGTGATTACATTAag ATATCTGGGTACTGGTTGTTCCTTTGGAGAACTGCATTACAACTTTCGTCTTGGCAAATCTACAATTACAGGAATTGTCCGTGAAGTATGTGAAGCTCTGTGGGAAAAAGTCGCAAAAAATGTCATGCCTGAACCCAGCGAAGATATATGGAAGAAAATAGCTacagattttgaaaaatatgcaAATTTCCCCAATTGCATTGGCGCCATAGATGGCAAGCATATAAGGATTACAAAACCCAATGATTCTGGatctttgtattataattacaaaacttttttttccaTAGTGCTGTTGGCACTTTGTGATAGtaactattgtttttctttcataGATATTGGATCATATGGAAAAAGTAGTGATTctgcaatttttaaaaattcggtattttataaaagattaaTAGAAAAGTCATTACACATACCAAAACCTAAACCAATATCTAACACAGATCCTACGCCATTGCCATACGTCATAGTTGGCGATGAAGCGTTTGGTTTATCCGAAACTGTAATGCGACCCTATGCAGGTAGAGGGCTATCatacgaaaaaaatatatttaattacaggtTATCAAGAGCTCGACGTTATATTGAATGCACTTTTGGAATTCTGGCAAACAAGTGGCGCATTTTTCATAGGCCTATAAACGTTAATATAGACTTTGCCGAAGACATAATAAAGGCCTGTTGTGTGCTACACAATTTTGTTAGAACTAGAGATGGTATACAGTTTGAAGATACTTTATATACTGGGCCAATGAGTAATCTTAATACATTACATGCAGGAAGGGGTACACCGtcatcattaaatattagaGACAAATATGCTAATTACTTTGTAAATGAGGGTCGTGTAGAATGGCAagacacaaaaatataa
- the LOC125059008 gene encoding uncharacterized protein LOC125059008, with product MAESVRMQIARLDRADLIYISAYKFVHTCPRGLTNRAATATQPLENEFARLPLGSIYLTYLERVQLLCGSRAYRTVTMDRFDTELFIDEVEKRPALWDIQCAEYSNKIIRNGAWQELVDIFGENEDSLEKKVLFGVTLQKKWKNIRDAYNKEFKKGKSIPSGSGACKGSKYMYFDRLSFLQKTVENKETTSNIHEAKNEGIQNIDQNQDNFVNAREIQPVPNKRKKTKITSEERLADILENSIESRDKIQRQLQESMSKQDDDDKLFCMSLYKELKKIPENKRLATKIELLQVIQKGQKLPAPIHITSQQNTPNEVFWQNQQYSNPQGYFTGYSTIVPGESPSPLSCNSTDDSQSSIVQNIYSDV from the exons ATGGCGGAATCCGTGCGGATGCAAATCGCGCGGTTAGACCGCGCGGATCTTATTTACATTAGCGCCTATAAATTCGTTCATACCTGTCCGCGCGGATTGACAAACCGCGCGGCTACCGCCACTCAACCGCTAGAAAATGAATTCGCGCGGTTGCCGCTCGGATCTATTTACTTGACGTACCTAGAGCGCGTTCAGTTGCTCTGCGGAAGCCGCGCGTATCGGACGGTGACAATGGATCGCTTCGACACCGAGCTATTCATCGATGAGGTGGAAAAGAGACCTGCTTTGTGGGACATCCAATGTGCAGAATattccaataaaattattagaaacGGAGCTTGGCAGGAGCTGGTGGATATTTTTGGAGAAAATGAGGATTCTTTGGAAAAAAAGGTTCTTTTTG GTGTAACTTTACAAAAAAAGTGGAAGAATATACGGGATGCTTATAATAAGGAATTCAAGAAAGGCAAATCAATTCCTTCTGGTTCTGGTGCATGTAAAGGTtcaaaatacatgtattttgaCCGGCTTTCTTTTCTTCAGAAGACAGTAGAAAACAAAGAAACGACATCAAACATACATGAAGCCAAAAATGAAGGAATTCAAAACATTGACCAAAACCaagataattttgttaatgcaCGTGAAATACAACCAGTACCCAATAAAAGGAAGAAGACTAAAATTACTTCAGAAGAGCGATTGGCTGACATATTAGAAAATAGCATTGAATCAAGGGATAAAATACAGAGACAATTACAAGAAAGTATGTCAAAGcaagatgatgatgataagcttttttgtatgtcattgtataaagagttaaaaaaaattccagAAAATAAGCGTTTGGCTACTAAAATTGAATTACTCCAGGTAATACAGAAAGGGCAGAAATTACCAGCGCCTATTCATATCACGAGCCAGCAGAACACGCCTAATGAAGTATTTTGGCAAAACCAACAATATTCAAACCCACAAGGATATTTTACAGGATATTCTACAATCGTACCAGGAGAGTCTCCATCGCCTTTATCATGCAATAGCACTGACGACTCACAGTCTTCTATAgtacaaaacatatattctgatgtataa